One genomic segment of Arachis duranensis cultivar V14167 chromosome 4, aradu.V14167.gnm2.J7QH, whole genome shotgun sequence includes these proteins:
- the LOC107483792 gene encoding rust resistance kinase Lr10-like translates to MVAVKVLHGTSDKIIQAQFMTEMGTLGKLHHFNLVRLYGFCFGKDLTALVYEYMANGSLDKYLLKENNTLGFEKLLEIAVGTARGIAYLHEDCQQRIIHYDVKPANILLDRNFNPKVSDFGLAKLHNRDNTHISMTGGGGGRRTPGYAAPELWMPFPVTHKCDVYSFGMLLFEIIGRRRNVDNNVPESQEWFPMWVWKKIDVGELQDSTLVSELLLEKHKEMVERMVKVALWCVQYKPGLRPMMSAVVKMLEGSEEIPQPSNPFQYLMDNGFTAALPHRYSSYNCNSTTTVTTSSYCDSSVIAVDSNIVIADPI, encoded by the coding sequence ATGGTGGCTGTGAAGGTTCTGCATGGAACTTCTGACAAGATCATTCAAGCACAGTTTATGACTGAAATGGGAACGCTTGGTAAACTCCACCATTTCAATCTTGTTCGCTTATATGGATTTTGTTTTGGAAAAGACTTGACAGCGTTGGTTTATGAGTACATGGCAAATGGTTCTCTTGACAAGTATTtgttaaaagaaaacaatacaTTAGGGTTTGAAAAGCTTCTTGAGATAGCGGTTGGAACTGCAAGAGGCATTGCTTATTTGCATGAAGACTGCCAACAAAGAATTATTCACTATGACGTTAAACCGGCCAATATTTTGTTAGACCGGAATTTCAATCCTAAGGTTTCCGATTTTGGTTTGGCAAAGCTTCATAACAGGGATAACACTCATATATCTATGACCGGTGGAGGAGGAGGCAGGAGAACCCCCGGTTACGCTGCGCCGGAGCTATGGATGCCGTTCCCGGTGACTCACAAGTGCGATGTCTATAGCTTTGGAATGTTGTTGTTTGAGATCATAGGTCGGAGAAGAAATGTTGATAATAATGTTCCAGAAAGCCAAGAGTGGTTTCCAATGTGGGTTTGGAAAAAAATTGATGTTGGAGAATTACAGGATTCAACATTAGTGTCTGAATTATTGTTGGAGAAACATAAGGAGATGGTAGAAAGAATGGTTAAGGTAGCTTTGTGGTGTGTTCAGTATAAGCCAGGATTAAGGCCTATGATGAGTGCTGTCGTGAAAATGTTGGAAGGCTCTGAAGAAATTCCACAACCTTCGAATCCATTTCAATACTTGATGGACAATGGTTTCACTGCTGCTCTTCCACACCGATACTCATCGTATAATTGCAATAGTACGACAACTGTAACTACAAGTAGTTATTGTGACTCTTCTGTGATTGCTGTGGACTCCAATATTGTAATTGCTGATCCAATTTAG